The genomic DNA AACCAGAACCAACTGTAGAACCAACCCCGACAGTCAGCACCTCTCCTGCTCCAGCAATGGCACCAGTTCCTGAAAAACAAACGAATCCATTTGCGAATCAGGGGTTCCCTCGAGCAGAACCGGAAGAAACGACCGGCAACGTTCGGATGAATGCTGAACCTGCTCCACTGGAGTTGAACGATCAACCTGCCGCCCCCAAAGACGACGTTTTAATTGGTGGGGCACGGGTCGATAACGATCTTTCCGTCAGCATGCTGCAACCGAAAATTGAACTGCACAAGAATGCGCCCGACAATGCCGTGCTGGGTCAACCATTGATTTACACGATCGAAATTGAAAATGCTGGGGAAGTCAGTGTTCGGGATGTTATCGTCGAAGACAAATTCCCGGCTGGCACAAAGCTGACAGGGACGATTCCCCGAGCAGAACTGGTCGAGAAAACTTTGCACTGGAAGTTTGATGAACTCAAACCGGGTGAACGGAAGAAAATTCTTGTCCGAGTTGTGCCGATCGAGTCAGGAAAAATTGGATCGGTATCAACGGTCAGCTACAAATCGACTGTTTCTTCGCAGACAATGGTGACTGCGCCTCGACTCGAAATTCAACTCAAGTGCACCGAAGAAGTCGCATTGAATGAAGCTGTCCAGGTTCAGTTTCTCGTCACCAACTCCGGCGAAGGTGATGCACAGAACGTCATCTTGAGAAACCTGATTCCCGATGGCCTCGAACACCCCGCTGGCACCGATCTCGAATATGAAATCGGTCAGCTCAAAGGTGGCGAGCAGAAGGAAATCAATCTCACGATGGTCGCCCGCAAGGTGGGTGGACTCGAAAATGTGGCTAGCGTGAAAGCCGATGGCGATGTTTCTGCTCAGGGCAAAGTCAAAGTGAATGTGATTGAATCCGTGATGAGTGTCGCTCACAGTGGGCCTACTCGACGATTCGTCGGTCATGTCGCCGAGTACAAAACGGCTGTGCAGAATAATTCGAGCCGAGTGTTGGAAAATGTTCGACTCGTCGCGCAAATTCCTCCCGGATTTGAATTCCAGTCAGCCACTGAAAAAGGGATGTATAACGATCAATTGCGATCGATCACCTGGGTGATTCCTCAACTGGAGCCCAAACAGAAGCTGGAAGTTTCATCGAAACTGGAGCCAAGCAAAGTCGGGGCTCAAAATCTGATTGTCACTGCTGAAGATTCTTCCGGTCATCAGGCGGAAATCAGTACGATGGTTAAAATCGAAGGTTTTCCCTCACTGGCGGTTCGTATTCCCGATGTCCGTGGTCCGGTCTCTCAGGGAGAGCGGGTTTCAATGCGGTTTAAAGTCGTCAATCGGGGATCAGCAGACGCCACTCAGGTGGCCGTCACCTGTAAGATCCCAGCACAATTACAGTACATCTCTGCTAATGGTCCGGTAACGGGTGTGCAAAACGGAGCCAGTATTACCTTCAAGCCGATGGCGAAACTAGTGCCGAATGAAGAAGCGACGTTTGATCTGGTCTTCAGTGCCGCACAAGCCGGGGATGGACGCGTCGAATTCGATGTGCTGGCCGATCAGATTACGACTCCCTTGAAACATCAGGAACAGGTGATAGTCTACGGCGAATAAATTTCAGATGCAGGGTGTTGTTAACTAGAGATTGAGCCAATAATTATTCGAAATTGTGCTTACGATCTTGAACAATGTCGTCCGTGCCCTGAAACCTGATTCCCATCGTCTATAACTGTTTTGCTGAACTGATACTTCCCATGACTGAGCCGTCACGCGACCTGCTGGAAACTTTTGAAAATCCAAATCCGGATCGCGATTATGTGATCGAAACGATTTGTCCGGAGTTCACATCGGTCTGTCCGAAAACCGGTCAGCCAGATTATGGCACTCTGACAATTGCTTACATTCCCGACGAAGTCTGCTTCGAACTCAAATCGTTGAAGATGTACCTGCAGGAATATCGGAATCATGGAGCGTTTTATGAAAGCGTCACCAACAAAATTCTGGACGATTTAGTCGCAGTGACCCAGCCAAGATCGATGGAAATCCGAGCCGAGTTCACACCTCGTGGCGGAATCCGGACGAATGTGATCGTCAGCTATCCGGACGAAAACTGGGACGAATAATTTTTTTAAGATAACCAGAGCGAATGGATTCTCTCTCGTGCGATATCTGCTCAACATTCTGTATCTCTCATTGCTGACTCTGGCGTTTCCATATCTGGTTTATCGACGATTGAAAACGGGTCGATACCGCGAGGGGTTTCGAGAAAAGTTCCTTGGACAGATTCCTCGTCGAGATAGTCATGCAGAGTGCGTCTGGTTTCATGCGGTCAGTGTCGGGGAAGTGCTGCAGATTGAGCCGGTCGTGAATTCCTGGAAAGAGCGGCACCCCGACTGGGAAGTCGCGATCAGTATTACGACGCAAACCGGAATGCAGGTTGCTCGGAAGACTTATCCCGACTGCCGACTGTTTTATTGCCCACTCGATTTTTCCTGGGCCGTCCGAAATGTGATTCAGCGATTGAAGCCCAGTTGTCTGGGGTTGGTCGAACTTGAGTTGTGGCCGAATCTGATTCTGGAAACTCATCGGGCTAATATTCCGGTCACTTTAATCAATGGTCGCTTGAGTGCCAACAGCTTCAAAGGCTACCGCAGATTTCGCTCATTGATCCGTCCTCTGCTCCAGCGATTCTCGTTAATCGTTGCCCAGAATTCAGAGTATGCAGACCGTTTTCTCGCACTGGGAGCAAATGCGAGTCGGCTCGAAACTGCTGGGTCGATCAAGTTCGATCGATTGATGACGGATCGTAATCATCTTCGTGTTCAGGAACTTCGGAACGCATTTGCAATTTCGCCGGACGCTCCCGTCATGATGGCGGGCAGCACAGGGGAGCCGGAAGAGTCTCTGATTCTCTCTGCGTGGAAAACACTTCGAAGCGAATTTCCAGACTTACAACTCATCATCGCTCCCAGACATCAGGAACGCTTTGACGAAGTTTCTCAGTTGATCCAGGAGTCGGGATCTCAAGTTTTACGCCGTTCACTGGTCAATTCTGGAGAACAGTCAGGGCGTGATGCCGATTCTTCAACCGTTCGATTGCTCGATACACTCGGCGAACTTTCCGCCTGTTGGGGTCTGGCAGAGATTGCTTTTGTCGGCGGGAGTTTTAATCAGCGGGGCGGTCAGAACATGATGGAGCCTGCAGGATATGGAGCCGCAATTGTGCTGGGGCCGAATACCTGGAACTTTATCGAAGTTGTCGAGGAACTCGAACGTCGCAAAGCTTGCATGGTCATCCCTACAGGTGATGAGCTGGCCGATTGTATTTCGGTACTGTTGCACCAGCCCGAAAACGCAGAGTTGATCGGCAATGCCGCCCGGAAATATGTACTCTCCCAGCAGGGTGCAACCCGGAAAACGATGGAATGGATCGAACAAACGCTGGAAATCCCGTTCAAAAGAATTCAAAAATCTGCTGCTTGAGTGAGTAAATTGAGGGGGAGATTGACTTTCCGTCCCCGCTCGACCTGCTAAAATGGCGAGTTGGAAATCTGGAGTCCAGTCGCATTCTTGACGATGTGTCATGAGTATTCACAGCTCCAATCAATACTGTGTTGAACAATCGATTCGATTTTCACGCAGTTTCATTTGCTCAAACGCAGAGTTTGTATCGAGGAATCAGAATGTCGAATTATATTTTCACGAGTGAATCTGTCAGTATGGGGCACCCGGACAAAGTTTCCGATCAGGTCTCCGATGGCATACTTGATGCCTTGCTGGCTCAGGATCCACTCTCCCGCGTCGCCTGCGAAACACTCTGCACAACAGACTTCGTTTGCTTGGCTGGTGAAATCACTTCTAATGCCAAAGTCGATTACGCAGCCATCGCCCGTAAAGTGATCGATGAGATTGGTTACAACAGCGACGATCTGGGCTTCAACGCAAAGACCTGCGAAATTGATGTTCGTCTGCATTCTCAGTCGAGCGATATCGCCATGGGAGTCGATCGCGACGGAGCCGGTGATCAGGGATTGATGTTTGGCTATGCCTGCCATCAAACCGAAGAATTCATGCCGGTCCCAATTGCATTATCGCATCGAATTTTGAATCGTTTGACGGAAGCTCGTCAAAAAGGGGAAGTGAACTGGTTGCGTCCCGACAGCAAAAGTCAGGTGAGTGTCGAGTTCGAAGGTTCCCGTCCGGTTGGAGTTTCTGCGGTTGTTATTTCGACTCAACATGCCGAAAGCGTGTCACAAAAAGAGATCAGCGATTTCGCGATTGAGCAGATTATTAAAGACGTTGTCCCTGCAGAATTCCTCAGCGACAAAACCAAATATCATATCAATCCGACTGGGCAGTTTATCATCGGTGGCCCGCACGGCGATTGTGGTTTGACCGGACGAAAAATCATCGTCGATACCTACGGCGGCTGGGGACGACATGGCGGCGGAGCCTTCAGTGGAAAAGACTCTACTAAAGTGGACCGATCTGCAGCTTACATGGCACGCTATGTCGCTAAGAACATCGTCGCAGCTGGGCTGGCAACCGAATGTGAAGTTCAACTGGCCTATGCGATTGGTGTCGCTGAGCCTGTGAGTGTGCGAGTCGATACCTTCGGTTCTGCCGAAGTCGACGAGTCAAAAATCGAAGCCGCTGTCCGTGAGATTTTCCCACTGACTCCCAAAGGCATCATCGAAACTCTCGACCTGCGACGCCCGATCTTCCAGAAAACAGCCTGGGGTGGACACTTCGGTCGTAATGATCCTGATTTCACCTGGGAATCAACAAACAAAGCGTCTGCACTGCGTGAAGCGGTCGGCCTGGGAAGTGAAGTTCCTCAGACAGAGTTTGTGATGAGCTAAATGTCGTTTGACGTGTGCCACTGCTGGCTAGTCCAGCAGTGATACATTCAACTTTGAATATCAAAATTGGGCGACGTTTTAAGCTAGACTGAACTCTAAAAAGTTGATGTTAAATAAAATTCGGCGTACGAAGGAGTGTCGCCATGACATGGAGTCAGCGTTGCGAGCAGTGGGCACGGGAGATTCGTGAATCTCAGGATCTCCAGGCGAGTTGGGCGATCGGAGTGACCTGGATCACTCTCGGTCTGCTGATGCTTTCGGCTCGGGTTCTCAGCGGATTCCATCCAGAAGCCGATCTCATTCGGCAGCTTGGTTTGAGCATCGCGCTGCTCGGTCTCGGTGTGATGTCGATTGGATATGTGCTGCGGAATCGTCTGCTGGCCAATTCTGAACGCGATCAGGTGCTGTGCATTGCCGGATTGATAAGCTGCGGAATTTTCTGTGGCTTAATCTCCAGCTTTCCAGCGAGCAGTGTCTGGGCATTCTGCCTGATGACCTTAATTACCGTCGGATCAACGCTTTTGATAGGTTCTCGTCTATTAAGTTTCTTTGCGACAGATTCCTCGGCTGAGATCGCCTCTGCTCCAGAAATTCACCCTGCTTCACAAACGAAGAAGACGGAATCGGTTGTTGAGGACGAGCAGGTTATCCAGTGGCTTTCCCGCAAACGACAATCAGACGGCTCGGAAGTTCTTGAAGGAATGCTCCGACTGGAAATGGCAGCCGGGCAGAAACAGATGTCTGCTCATGCTGTGTTTACGCCCTCACTATCCAGTCATCCGGAAATTGAATGCGAACCACTCGGCGATGCCGATGTCGAAGCGTCGATCGGCGAAGTGTATCCACATGGATTCCGTGTCGATGTCCGACGCAATACGAATGCAGACAAACCCCTTGCCGTGGAAATCGGCTTTCAGGCGGTTGCCGCTGCGAACAGCAAACATGCTGCGTAAAACTTAGAACCGTTAATTAAACCAGATTGTTATACGAAACCAGACGTCATAAATCTGTGAAAAATTAAAACCACAGAGACACAGAGGTCACAGAGAAATTTAGTTGTGCAAATCTGGAGTGACAAAAATATTGGAAATTTGGTTAAGCTTAGATTTATAAAAACTCTCCGTGTTATCTGTGTCTCTGTGGTTCAGTAATTCAATTTCACTATTGAGAAATTGAATTATTTGATTTCTGTTCTTGATCAATTTATCCATAGTAATTCTGATAGGAAAAATTGGTTTCACATATCGAAAGTCGGTTTTGATAGACGTTCTTAATATTTCTTCTGGAAACTCGGTTTACGCCAGGTGCGGCCTTCTCGTGTGAGTAACCGATCCGCTTCGTCAGGCCCCCAACTGCCGGCCTGGTAGAATTCGGGATCTTTTGTGCGGTTCTCCCAATGGTCGAGGACTGGAGTCACAAATCGCCAGGCCGCTTCGAGTTCATCGCTGCGGGTGAAGAGGGTCGAGTCGCCCCGCATCACATCGAGCAGGAGTCGTTCGTAGGCTTCGGGCATATCGATTTGAAATGCATCGTTATAGGCAAAGTCCATTGTGACCGGATGGATCTGATACTGCATGCCTGGACGTTTGGTTGAGCATTGCAGCATGATGCCTTCGTAAGGCTGAATGCGGAACACCAAGGTATTCTGCTGAGCCTCAACCATTTCGCACATGTCGCCATCGCACTCAACGGTTGAGAACAGATTCAGCGGTGGCAGCTTGAATTTGATCGCGATTTCAGTTCCACGAGCGGGCAGGCGTTTCCCGGTTCGCATGTAGAAAGGCACGCCTTCCCAGCGCCAGTTGTCGATCCGGGCTTCCATCGCGACGTATGTTTCCCGACGGGAAATTTCCGGGATCCGTTCTTCATGGCGGTATCCTTTGAGGACCTGCCCATCTTTCTCGGCAGCCGTGTATTGACCGGGGATCGCCCAGTTATCGATGTTATCAGGATCTCCGGGGCGGAGTGCCTGAAGGACTTTCAGTTTTTCATCGCGAATATTTTCACCACGGAATAACGAGGGAGGTTCCATCGCGATCAAGCAAAGTAATTGCAAGACGTGGTTCTGCAGAACATCCCGCAGTGCTCCCGATTGATCGTAATAGCCGCCACGTCCACGCTCCATCCCCTGCGATTCGGCCACGGTAATTTGTACATTGTCGACATGATTTCTATTGAGCAGAGGCTCAAATATCGAGTTTCCAAAGCGGAACAGCAAGATGTTCTGTACGGTTTCTTTACCGAGATAATGATCGATACGATAAATCTGCTTCTCAGCCAGCAATTTGCTGAGATTGGCGCTGAGTTCCTGTGAGGATTTCAGGTCGTGACCGAACGGTTTTTCGACAACAACGCGTAACCAGTTCGGGGCATCTGGGGCAGGAATCATTCCCGCTTTTGAAAGGGCCTCGACAGAAGGCTGAAACAGTTGAGGAGCGGTCGCCAGATAGACGATTCGTTGTCCGCCCAAACCATTTTCTTCTTCCAGTTTCTCCAGCGAAACTTTCAGAGCATCAAACTGCTCCGGTTTTTCCAGATCGACTTCCCGGTAATGTAAAGACTGGGAAAAGAGATCCCAGTTTTCCTGAGTGACTTCCCCGGTACGTGACGATGTTTTGACGGCTTCTAACATTTCGCCGCGATACGATTCGTCCGTCTTTTCTCTTCGAGCCACTCCTACAATTTGAGTGCTTTTGGGGAGATATCCTGTTTTCCAAAGCGTGTATAACGCAGGAACCAGTTTGCGAGCCGTCAGGTCGCCCGAGGCTCCGAAAATGAGGATGGTGGCTGGCTTCGCTAAAGCCTCTGTCGGTGTAGATGCGGAAAATTGCATGATGTATTGCCTGGCGAAATCGTTGTCGCTTATGAAAGTTTTCACAAGTTTAGTAGTCAGAGTCGAGCGGCCCAGTGCGGCCAGCTGAATCCATCATATGGAATCCAGCGAACCACATTTGCAGCTTAACGCTTTTGAGCGACAATGTCAGCAATCCGACAACATCAATTCCAACGAGTAATTTCGTTGAACGCCTGAGTGATCTGACTTCGGAGCATCCGCTGTTCGAGTTCAGGAGCCACCGAGACCACTTTTCGCAGCAGAGCAAGTGCTTCTCCTGGATAACCGGCTTTGAGCGAAATTAAAGCCAGGTCACGCCGGGAAGCGTACTGGGAAGGATTGAGCAGCAGGAGACGATTTTGCACGCGCAGGGCATGCTCCCACTTCTGTTGTTCGATATAGAGTACTTTCAGGTTGTTGAGCATGCGTGTGACAATAGTGCGATGACCGACAGATTTTAGACCGGATTTGGCGTCGCTACGAGAAACATCGGCAATCGTCTGCACCCAGTCGACACATTCGTCGTATTGCATGTAACGACCTGGGGTATAGGCATCGAGAAAGACCGGGCCTTCGATGGTTTCGAGTCGTGTCAGAAAATGAGCCGGTGCAGCGACACCTTCCAAATCGATGCCTGCGCGTTTTGCCACAGCCATATATAGGATGGACAGACTGATCGGGATGCCACGGCCGGTTTTGATCACACTATTCATAAAGCTGCCATCGGCGGCCTGAAAAGCGGCGTTATCGCCGCGTAATCCGTGCCTTGTCCCGATTGTCTCTGCAAGAAACTCGATCTGCGAATACGGTTTCTGGAAGGAAGATGTTTGCTGACGAATTTCGTCTGCCCGTTCATCGATCCAGACGAGGGAGTGGTCGAAGTCGAGATCGGGATAATAGTCGCGAGCCAATTCGAGAGCCGCGACAGACAGATCGATCTCTTCGTAACGATCACAGAGTTTCAAAAACTCGGTGTCTTCAACAAATTCCTGGCGTATTTCTTGTAGATTCATCGGTCCAACCGGAAATTTCAATCCTTGAATAGTCTTGCCACGTGCTTCCTGAATAACGTTCTAGGTCACTTCAGGGGGTGACATCCATTAATCGCATCCTACCCGGACTGGCACGAGAAGACAATCGGAATTTGGAGAGTGTAAATCATTCTCAAATGTGAGTCAGAAATCGCTGTTGCTAAACCACTTTACGAATTAGAAATGTTGCAGAGAGATGTGCAAACGATGTTCTGTTTTAGCAATGAACTGAGCAAAATCTCGAATATTCTTAAATATAATGTTCGTCACTGCTACAACTCAGTGGCTCCCAGTTTCACCGTCAATTCTTTCATTGCGTTTTTTCGACGAACGGTAATTTTGATTTCGTCCTCGGGCTGATTCGATTTCAAAGCCGCGACAAGGTCTCTGAAGTTTTTTACGTTCTTGCCATCGCACTTTGTAATAATGTCTCCCGGTTTGACTCCCGCATCTTCGGCTGGGCCATTCGGACTGACTTCTGTGATGATACAACCATTACCGGTGGCATCGCGACCGCGAATTCCCAGATAAGCCTTTCGTGGAGGAGCGGGTTTGGAATTGTTATCGGAGTCTTCATCGTGTGTGTCACCTTCGTTCAACTCTTCCCAGTCTTTTAAGTAGACTTGAACGGGGACGTGATAATTGATGCTGTTACTGACACCGATACGACTGTGAATCCCGACCACGCGACCATTCAAATCGAAGAGTGGTCCACCGGAATCTCCACCGACGAGTGAACAGTCTGTTTGAATTGTTCGGGGAGTGATTGAGAGAGTTCGACCGAGCCGAATGACAGGAAGTCGACTTGTTTCGTATCCGTTGGGATGACCAATCGCAACGACCCAGCGTCCCGGTTTTGCGAATTCATTGGTCGCCATCGGAATGAATTTGTAGGGGCCCTTGCCATCGAGTCGCACAATTGCAGCATCGGCTCGAACATCGAGACCAACAACAGTCGCGCGATGTCGGCGTCCATCTGTAAATACAATGACGACTGAGTTTCCAACTTCACCCACGACATGAGCGGCTGTCAGAATATGCCCCTCAGGGCTGATCACCACACCGCTTCCCTGACCGCCACCAACTTGAATATTAACAGTGGCAGCCTGATAGTCAGGGATTAATTCGATGGTCGCTTCTTCGAGAAGTTTTAAATCCTGGGGAGAGAGTGGCAAATCATCAAATGGGATCCGATCTATTTCAGGATCGAGTTGTTTGAGGGCCTGTTTCGGAATTTGATCTGCAACAAGATCATTCTCGGCAACATTTGCATCGGTCGCAATCTTCAGAGCGGTGCGGCTTGTGCCAAGAGATTTGCTACCCAGGTCTGAAACTCCCTGAGCCAGACTCGATGAAATCTCAACGACCAGCAGGGATGAAAACACGATCAATAAACATCCAGCCTTTACTGTTCCATTGCAGATCTTTTTCATAGATTTATTTCTCTCGATGTTTTGTTATGTTGTGAACGCAATGGCACCCGCATCATGATATCTGAATTTTTAAAAGCGGCGAGTGAATAATCATTCTATTGCAACGCAAATTCTGCTGAAAATCAAATGGAATCTTATCGACAATGAAAATTCTCCCCACCTCCATCGCTGATTGCTCGATTGTGGAACTCGATGTATTCGGCGATTCCCGAGGTTTCTTTATGGAAATGTATCGTCAATCCAGGTATACCGAATTCGGTATCGATGCGAACTTTGTTCAGGATAATTATTCCCGTTCACGGCTGGGAACTTTACGTGGGTTGCACTATCAATTGAAAAACCCACAGGGGAAACTTGTGCAAGTTCTGCAGGGGGAAGTGTACGATGTGGCAGTCGATTTGCGGGAAGATTCTCCAACGTTCCGGCAATGGACGGGCGTTCGATTGAACGCACAGACTCCTCAGCAGCTTTACGTGCCCCCCGGCTGTGCTCATGGGTTTTATGTTCTGAGTGACTCTGTCGATTTTCTCTACAAATGCACCGCTGACTACGATGCTGCCGACGAACATGTCCTGATGTGGAACGATCCACAAATTGGGATAGAATGGCCTATGACAGGAGATCCGATCCTTTCGGAAAAGGATAAAAAAGGTTTACCTTTTACTGAATGCGCGACTTACCCCGCAGTTTGATCGGCTGCTCGCTCGAATAGTTCCTGCGTCTCGAACATCGGCAAGCCGACGACATTTGATAAGCTGCCTGAAATTTGTGAGACAAATAAATTGCCCAGCCCCTGAATGGCGTACCCTCCCGCTTTGCCACGTGGTTCGTCGGTCTGCAGATACCAGTCTACTAAGGCTGAGGAGGCCTGCTGCATCTGCACAGTAGTCGTCACTAGTGTCTCGAAATTTTTCTGATTTCGATTGCGTATCGTGACAGCTGAAATCGCCTGATGGGATTTGCCGAGATAATAATTTCCAAACCAGAATTTGACGGTAGCAGCATAATCCATTTCTGGAGGCTGCCCGAGTACGAGATAATGATTATTCGTCGGCTCGACAACAATGACCGTATCAGCAGTCAGCAGGTAATCATACTTCTGACCCTTGCATTGCCGGGCAACGGTTTCATTTTTGAGACGTGAGATGCGTTGAATCTGCTGATGGATACCTTCGAGGGAATGGATTCTATCAAACGACAATTCTTCTGGATCATCGGGTGGTAGAATTTCGATCCTTGCTTCAGGATAGAGTCGTTCGAGCAGTTCCCGGCGTTGCGGTGAACGCGACCCGAGAATGATCGTCTTGCCTGATAGATCTGACATATTCATGATTATTCTAACGATCCTCTGAACACACAAGCTGGAAGCCTGTCTTTTAACACCCCTCAACCATTACCCTTCAACAGTACTGTAAAGTTACATCGTAACGTTTTATCTGATCTCGTTCGAATTCCGTATTGGAGATTCGCAGATTCATTTTATGATGCAGATCACATTCAAACCATCTGGTATTGCGGCCGCATACGAAATATCGACTGATCCTATTATTAACTCAGTAATTAGCACTGCTGGGCATGCCAGCAGTGGCACACAACGAGAAGCTTGAATTGGAACGATCTACTATGGAGCGAATTCGTTAATGCAATTTTCTGTATTGTATTTATTTGCGGAATGGATTGTCCGCATCCTGGTCATCCCAGTTATCGCCTACCGCTATCGCCCACCTTCGGCGTTGGCCTGGATTGCCGTGATTTCGTTTCAACCGATGATCGGCCTGGCCTTGTATATCATCTTCGGAGAAAACCGTCTCCCTCGTCGACGAATTGCCGAACACGCTCGGCGTCGTCGCGCGCTGCAACTGGATATGTGGCCGATGCTCCAAAAGTACTGCGTCGATCCTCAGTCTGGAATTGATGGGCAATCCAAACATCAGCTCTCAGTTCAACTGGGCGAGATGCCGGCTGTTGCCAACAATGACTTT from Rubinisphaera italica includes the following:
- a CDS encoding DUF11 domain-containing protein, which gives rise to MQGAAWKLTALAASLAVGFFGLMQVQQNLDKQSQNPTEFTENSSQLENSQLGEESPASGMLSAEDFAESQNEPEPENSPYFRRDAGNPPQDSSLERSSAYPQSADAGNLPPQQEPNSFDPPPANENRTPRVPVNDPFADFRAPVDQKFNDIKSDFANAGQKFERATQEQVDEWQSEIVQTANEVQTDLNNTAEKPAQLMAPVVHAVQEFTGNEQPVSETEAAQELIQLAANTKAKPTDAPPPFFAFDNNEAKPIENANPPQSSEMDQKDAPKAAFFPEPANESKPKLQSFNVPVAGPKSGSPFDEPKTTKADAPTELPKVQPGSQFPGFNPSEPQDEPTPVEVPVANEEPLPAVNPQPELMAQPEPSPEFKPEPETEPKPKPETNGTPQPFFPRFEEEAASETPKADDPYRLVPEFNGNKPVTKPEVTETEPSPFMLTPPDTNTAPESVPADSPAPEPVPEAQADPFAVQPPAEKMPATEKPAEEMRPSGFPTFSAEPENTEPPAKPEPFQPEPTVEPTPTVSTSPAPAMAPVPEKQTNPFANQGFPRAEPEETTGNVRMNAEPAPLELNDQPAAPKDDVLIGGARVDNDLSVSMLQPKIELHKNAPDNAVLGQPLIYTIEIENAGEVSVRDVIVEDKFPAGTKLTGTIPRAELVEKTLHWKFDELKPGERKKILVRVVPIESGKIGSVSTVSYKSTVSSQTMVTAPRLEIQLKCTEEVALNEAVQVQFLVTNSGEGDAQNVILRNLIPDGLEHPAGTDLEYEIGQLKGGEQKEINLTMVARKVGGLENVASVKADGDVSAQGKVKVNVIESVMSVAHSGPTRRFVGHVAEYKTAVQNNSSRVLENVRLVAQIPPGFEFQSATEKGMYNDQLRSITWVIPQLEPKQKLEVSSKLEPSKVGAQNLIVTAEDSSGHQAEISTMVKIEGFPSLAVRIPDVRGPVSQGERVSMRFKVVNRGSADATQVAVTCKIPAQLQYISANGPVTGVQNGASITFKPMAKLVPNEEATFDLVFSAAQAGDGRVEFDVLADQITTPLKHQEQVIVYGE
- the queF gene encoding preQ(1) synthase encodes the protein MTEPSRDLLETFENPNPDRDYVIETICPEFTSVCPKTGQPDYGTLTIAYIPDEVCFELKSLKMYLQEYRNHGAFYESVTNKILDDLVAVTQPRSMEIRAEFTPRGGIRTNVIVSYPDENWDE
- a CDS encoding 3-deoxy-D-manno-octulosonic acid transferase; its protein translation is MRYLLNILYLSLLTLAFPYLVYRRLKTGRYREGFREKFLGQIPRRDSHAECVWFHAVSVGEVLQIEPVVNSWKERHPDWEVAISITTQTGMQVARKTYPDCRLFYCPLDFSWAVRNVIQRLKPSCLGLVELELWPNLILETHRANIPVTLINGRLSANSFKGYRRFRSLIRPLLQRFSLIVAQNSEYADRFLALGANASRLETAGSIKFDRLMTDRNHLRVQELRNAFAISPDAPVMMAGSTGEPEESLILSAWKTLRSEFPDLQLIIAPRHQERFDEVSQLIQESGSQVLRRSLVNSGEQSGRDADSSTVRLLDTLGELSACWGLAEIAFVGGSFNQRGGQNMMEPAGYGAAIVLGPNTWNFIEVVEELERRKACMVIPTGDELADCISVLLHQPENAELIGNAARKYVLSQQGATRKTMEWIEQTLEIPFKRIQKSAA
- the metK gene encoding methionine adenosyltransferase → MSNYIFTSESVSMGHPDKVSDQVSDGILDALLAQDPLSRVACETLCTTDFVCLAGEITSNAKVDYAAIARKVIDEIGYNSDDLGFNAKTCEIDVRLHSQSSDIAMGVDRDGAGDQGLMFGYACHQTEEFMPVPIALSHRILNRLTEARQKGEVNWLRPDSKSQVSVEFEGSRPVGVSAVVISTQHAESVSQKEISDFAIEQIIKDVVPAEFLSDKTKYHINPTGQFIIGGPHGDCGLTGRKIIVDTYGGWGRHGGGAFSGKDSTKVDRSAAYMARYVAKNIVAAGLATECEVQLAYAIGVAEPVSVRVDTFGSAEVDESKIEAAVREIFPLTPKGIIETLDLRRPIFQKTAWGGHFGRNDPDFTWESTNKASALREAVGLGSEVPQTEFVMS
- the zwf gene encoding glucose-6-phosphate dehydrogenase; translated protein: MQFSASTPTEALAKPATILIFGASGDLTARKLVPALYTLWKTGYLPKSTQIVGVARREKTDESYRGEMLEAVKTSSRTGEVTQENWDLFSQSLHYREVDLEKPEQFDALKVSLEKLEEENGLGGQRIVYLATAPQLFQPSVEALSKAGMIPAPDAPNWLRVVVEKPFGHDLKSSQELSANLSKLLAEKQIYRIDHYLGKETVQNILLFRFGNSIFEPLLNRNHVDNVQITVAESQGMERGRGGYYDQSGALRDVLQNHVLQLLCLIAMEPPSLFRGENIRDEKLKVLQALRPGDPDNIDNWAIPGQYTAAEKDGQVLKGYRHEERIPEISRRETYVAMEARIDNWRWEGVPFYMRTGKRLPARGTEIAIKFKLPPLNLFSTVECDGDMCEMVEAQQNTLVFRIQPYEGIMLQCSTKRPGMQYQIHPVTMDFAYNDAFQIDMPEAYERLLLDVMRGDSTLFTRSDELEAAWRFVTPVLDHWENRTKDPEFYQAGSWGPDEADRLLTREGRTWRKPSFQKKY
- a CDS encoding SirB1 family protein, giving the protein MNLQEIRQEFVEDTEFLKLCDRYEEIDLSVAALELARDYYPDLDFDHSLVWIDERADEIRQQTSSFQKPYSQIEFLAETIGTRHGLRGDNAAFQAADGSFMNSVIKTGRGIPISLSILYMAVAKRAGIDLEGVAAPAHFLTRLETIEGPVFLDAYTPGRYMQYDECVDWVQTIADVSRSDAKSGLKSVGHRTIVTRMLNNLKVLYIEQQKWEHALRVQNRLLLLNPSQYASRRDLALISLKAGYPGEALALLRKVVSVAPELEQRMLRSQITQAFNEITRWN
- a CDS encoding S1C family serine protease → MKKICNGTVKAGCLLIVFSSLLVVEISSSLAQGVSDLGSKSLGTSRTALKIATDANVAENDLVADQIPKQALKQLDPEIDRIPFDDLPLSPQDLKLLEEATIELIPDYQAATVNIQVGGGQGSGVVISPEGHILTAAHVVGEVGNSVVIVFTDGRRHRATVVGLDVRADAAIVRLDGKGPYKFIPMATNEFAKPGRWVVAIGHPNGYETSRLPVIRLGRTLSITPRTIQTDCSLVGGDSGGPLFDLNGRVVGIHSRIGVSNSINYHVPVQVYLKDWEELNEGDTHDEDSDNNSKPAPPRKAYLGIRGRDATGNGCIITEVSPNGPAEDAGVKPGDIITKCDGKNVKNFRDLVAALKSNQPEDEIKITVRRKNAMKELTVKLGATEL
- the rfbC gene encoding dTDP-4-dehydrorhamnose 3,5-epimerase; its protein translation is MKILPTSIADCSIVELDVFGDSRGFFMEMYRQSRYTEFGIDANFVQDNYSRSRLGTLRGLHYQLKNPQGKLVQVLQGEVYDVAVDLREDSPTFRQWTGVRLNAQTPQQLYVPPGCAHGFYVLSDSVDFLYKCTADYDAADEHVLMWNDPQIGIEWPMTGDPILSEKDKKGLPFTECATYPAV